In Heliangelus exortis chromosome 3, bHelExo1.hap1, whole genome shotgun sequence, the genomic stretch GACAACcagccacaaaaaaaatgagTACTGGAAAGTGCTGAAATTCACAGATGCATTTGGACCCATCCTTTCCGTGATAGTTGatttttattctcatttatGTCAATGCTGTTCATGGAGATTAGGTCTCCAACAAATTATAATGTAGTCTGATGAAAATTCAAGCACCCAAGAGGTCAGTGATTGCTGAATAATTAAAAGTCCCTGAAGTACAGAATCACAATCTAACCTAGCATGCTGTAGATACTGTTGACACAATTTCAGAACTCAATTGAGACTTTAGACTACCAAAGACATAATATTATTCGCTGGAGACAGAGGCAACAAGTGCAAAATGCCATTTGTCACTGTTTAAATTTCCTAAGGTGGATTGGGTTAAAAGCTTatgggaaggagctgaaaaCTTTTAAGCAGACCAGTTCTGCAAATGTTTTTGCTCTATATGatttcagcttctgcttgaACAGTAATGACAACTGTTCATTAGTCTTTTTGTAACCTGATTTAGGGCACATTTATCACCAACAGCTTATAGGGTCTTGAACCACCCCAGAGGGAGAATCCAGTAAGAGATTTTTAACAACTGCGTGACTTAAGTAGACCTGGTACCCACATACTTCTTAAAGGTTGTAAGCCTTcccacaggctgcccaggacacTCGGCTCAAAGTCTCCATGAGAACAGCagattctgtttttctgcttctctcagtGGACAGATTTGGGTAGGTGTTGGCTGCTCTAGCAGAACACAGTCACTCTGCGGTATTACCAGTGTCTTCTGGACCCTGGCAGCTACAAGGACCCACAAAACACCATGTATCTAGGCCAAATGGGCTGCATTGTGACCTGAAAAGCTCTGAGCCAAATAGGGCCATGTAGCCATGAATTGCAACCAGATGCAAGATGAGAGAGACACCTTCCAAGAGGGAGTCACAGAGTTTATCATGAGTGCTGAATCTTTTGCTAGAatagacagaaaaagaagagtcaCAGAACTCCCATGCTACACACATCTGCTAAGCAGACTTCTCAAAGTTGCTAATTAGCTCTACAGCAGTACAGCATCCTTTGTGGCTCAATGACTAGAATGAATACTTCACTGAGGGCTGCAGCCACAATGATTTAGACCAAAGACTTTGGTTATTGTGAAAACAGAATCATTTTAGCAATTCACCAAGTATAGAGCCCATTTAATCCTTTCTACACTTCAAAGTTTAAAGAGTCCCAGAAGCATGAATCTATAAACTCTAAGACCAATTTTATTTGATAAGAATTTGAAATTTCAACCAGCTCGGAAAATTCAAGCTTTGATCAAAGATCATATGATAAAAACCTAGACATACTTCAATTAGCAGACTATATTCCTTTAAGGGTGTAACAGCATGCACATGTAACAGTGGTGTCCCATTACTCATTTCCATTACCACGTCCATTACCATTTTTGTGCACCATAGTTGCTATTTTTTGCCGAGGTTGAAGTCTCATAGAGAAAAGACAATCTCTCATTGGCCAGGGCCATGTATGTATGTAGGGTGGAAAACATGGAGCACCAACAGGAACACTGTCTTGTCTCCTCACACCAGGTGGGTTCCAGAGTCCGCACGGTGGCTCATAGCCAATGGCAAAGTGAAACAAGCTCACAGGAACCTGATTAGATGTGCAAGAATGAATGGAAAGAAAGACTTTGCTGTCTCACAAGAGGTTAGAAACTGAAGACGCGtgttcttcctcttcccttttatctctctctctctctgttacTTCTAGTTGATACCTGAAACGATGTTCAGCCTGTAGTGTGATCTGTGGGACACTTTGGTCCACAGGATGCCATGCTCCATTTCACTCTAGGAAGCAGCTACAATCATTCTTAAAGtagcagctcagctcccataAGGCCAGAAATCTCCTTCATTAGGGGGATTGTTATCCCATTTGTCATTGCCATGACAAAAAGCCTCAATGCACTGGACACTGGACTAAATATGCAGTGAGAGAGTAGCACACCCTGAAAAATAAGGCAGAAGCATTACTGTCATAACATGAAAGAGAGTGTGCAGGTGTATGAGCAATTCATGAAGCTTTGTGCTTGCCTTTTTGGTTGCTGTTGTGTTGCCCAAATGGCAGTATGGAGCTAGCAGAAAGCAGACACACATTAACAGTGTGCACTTGGCATGTTTTCTGTCATACTGAACTTGAGATACTGCATATAGTGTTATCCAGAAATCTAAAGGCTAGTCCACCCCAGGCTGTGTTTAGTGTACATGTGAAACTGGAAGATTGTCAGCCATGATGCCCCAGTATGAATGTGGTGTAAAGAACATTTGGCATAATTAACTTTTTCCCTTGGCTAAAGATCAGTTCTCACGTTTGTCATTGCTCTCCAAGCAGTTTTAAAGTAATGTGCTAAGGGTGAGGCTCTGGGAAAAGCAGGCATGTGCCCACTGGTTTGAATACATTTTTGCTGTATAGCAGAGGTGTGGAAGATGGAGTAAAGACGTGATGACTGAACACTAAACTaggagaaaactaaaaaaaccaaacaaaccaaaactcacCTATTTCCAACTTAATAGCTCTACGTTTGAGGCTGATCTAGAGATCTTAGTCTTGTgcaaaattctattttaaaaatatagttttaCATTTATTGAGACCTTGGTCCATGACACTTACTTAAGGACACACTAGTGGCTCCAAGACATGGTAATAAGCTCTATGGAAGAATAAAGGCCCAGGCAGAAGCTGGTCTCTACCTTTATAGAGACACCAGAACAGTCAGTGCTCACAACAACCCTTCACAGCCAGGCTTGGATGGCTGCACATCTATCACTTCTGACTTATTTTGTCCACATTATTCATTTCAACCTCCCCAAAAGCAACAAAGATCATCTGTGAAATCAACTGGGTACAGAAGCTTGGGGGTCATTAAACACCAGCCTTTTCCTTTAAAGTCCATAGGTTTTCCTCTtaccaaaaaagaaagatgggaaaCTCCTGGTACCAACACAGGAGCCTTGTGCTTTGCTGCATCTCTGTGTGCACCCAGTGGTCCTGCATCCACACCATATTTTATCCTGATTAgtatgcttttttaaaagcagcttatTAATTTCTGTTGAAGAGGTAGCCCTTTTGATTTACAACAGAAACATGCTGTCTAATCACAtgagaaattattaatttactGGTGATGGCAGACAGGAGTTGAGTCTGACTCTTGCCTTTATTCAAGCCAGTAGCTCTGactaaatatgtaaaaataacaaCTTACCACCTCTTTCATTCAACCTAGTCTGATGACTCTACATTTCAGAGTGTGGTGTTTCACCAGGGAGTCCACAGGCTTGCATCCTCATATCATTCTTAGGGCTAGGAAGTATAGTTGAGGCTCCCTCACTGTCACAGCCTTGCACCAAGTCCCAGTGTACTGTGACCACCACGCCACAATCACAAAAGAGTTGCAGTTGTGACAGTTTCCTGGATTCATGAGGTTTATAAGAACATAAACGGTCTTCCTCACACATATACAAACATACAGACAACACAAAACTATCCAATTGTAGTTTTCACAATTTACTTGACTGTGCATCAGTGTGTTTTGATGGCTTATTAAAGTAACAACTGATTTTCCTTAGTTCAGAAGATGGAACTTTGAAAGACAAACAATCTGCAAAAAATTGCATAGGACACAACTGACATAATCTGAGGTTTAATAGCATTGTCTTATAGAGCTGATTAGGAAAATTCCCAGAGTGAAACTGTTTTTATAGTATGAAAAGCTTCTTCACTCATCCAAAAGCTGTGAAGAATAGTATGCCATTAGAAATAATTGTTCTGCAGTGGGAATAAATGGAAAATCCAGGGTGGAGTTGGAGCTGGAAAGGGCAAAAGCTGTTGAGGTTTTCATGCTTGGATCCTGAAAGTACAGCAGCTGAgccatttccttcttttcaccTCTGGCAGGCCCTCAGAAGGATGGCAACAGATAAAAAGCCAGGAGGGAGTTACTCCTACATCAGCTTGTTCAGGACACCAGTCCTGCGGAAGATCTCTCTGTGTTCTGGGGCTGTGTGGTAAGCAGCATCACTTCAGACAGGGGATTTGTCCTGCAGTTCTGCAGCTAGACTGCCCTAATTCCCCCTAATCTCCACACGCTCCTTGCAGGTTTGGTGTTGCCTTCTCTTATTATGGCATGAGCATGAAACTAACTGGCTTTGGGCTCAACATGTATCTCTCCCAGTTTGTCTTTGGCATCATTGAGATTCCAGCCAAGATGGTCATGTACATACTGGTGAATCGAGTTGGACGACGGCAGAGTCAGGCGTGGACACTCATCCTGACCGGACTGTGCACAGGAGCCAACGTCATCATTCCCAAGTGTGAGATGTTCTTCTGCTAAATACAGTACTTGCTAAAGGGGAGATTTCTATTCTGTGCAGTGCTAGAGAAGAAGAGCCAAAGATCTTGTCCACAAGCAATTCTGTATAGGGATGTCCACCACCTAAAGGGCATTTGTGGGACAAGGTTGCTGATGTGGGATAGCCCTAATATCTGCTGGCAACACTGTGAAGTGGCTAAGTGTGGGTCCAGTGATGGCAAGGTGAAAAGCCTatctttattattaatattgtCCAGCGGGAAATGTCAGGACCTACCTTATCATCAATTCAGCTCCCACTCAGGCTAACAGTTACCAAAATTACTGATCTGGACTTTGgagacagcagctccaggtctATGACGTTCCCTGTGTTGTCTATAGAAGCATTGAACCTTCTTCCTTGTTGGACCTCAGGCCACAAGAAGCTTCCACCTAGAGACTGCCCTTTGATGACTGTCACATGTCTTGTCTTTTCTCCTAGCCCTCACCTCCCTGCGTTCTATAGTGGCCATTATGGGCAAAGGTTTCTCAGAAGCTGCATTCACTACTGTCTACTTGTACACCTCTGAGCTCTACCCCACCGTACTGAGGTAAGAGATGCCCCTTGCCTCAGTGCAAAGCCAGAGCCTCAGTGGGATGTCACCCTCAGGTCCTCAACATCAGCACAGCAGGAAGTGCTGTTGACTCGACTGCAGGGCGGATGCCTTGCCTCCAGGAGTAGCGGGTCCTAGAGATTACACATACTCAcaagcaaggggaaaaaagcaaccCTTTACTCTGCAAGGCACCTGTGTTTAGTAAAGTCTTAGTTCCCCGTGATAATCTGCCAATAACTCTTTAAAGACCctgaaaataagaatttgaAATCTCAAGTCTTATCAGGGACATGTTACCTCGACATCAGATGATATTAAAGCAGGGATGAACTAGCCCCCCAGGAGGAAACAGAGAGGTTGTTTGAAGTATCTGGGTACTGATGACATAAAACCAGATTTAGCAGCAGTGTAATTTGTAATATAGCTGAGATAGGTGGATGGAATCAGCTCACTGGTTTCTTGTGAAAGTTTGAAAAAACCTTCATGGATCACAGCAGGCCTTGTGCCTTACTTTaaccctgtcctgccctgcccacagTAACTTTCTCATCCTCTAATCCTTTGACTTTCAGTAGTCTGTTTCATGTGGAGAACGACGCATATTTAAACTAAAGTGGACACACTGACCcactatttttcttctcaaattgGTTTGTATTTTGACGTGCTTAAAGTCATTGACAGATAAAGACAAACCCTTCTGCAGTACCCTATTCTGCATATGCACAGCAGTTATGGCTGATCTCTGGGAAAATCCTAGAAAgatacaaagaaacaaaaaagaaataaaacaaccctgaaaaaaacacaaaaaactagcagaggaaaaacttggggggggggatggtggTAAGCCTCAGCACTTGCAGAAAAACAGGGGGACGGGGCAGAGGGTCTGCACTTTTTCACAAAGTCTGGTATGAAAGAAGTACCCAACTCTTTCTCATGGTGGTCTGCACCACCACGGTGCCCTACCTTTCCAGGCAGAATGGGATGGGGTACACTTCTTTCATGGCACGCCTTGGGGGATCTTTGGCCCCACTTGTGTTTCTGCTGGATGAGGTGTGGAGGTCCCTGCCCGAGGTGACGTACGGTGGTGTAGCAGTGTGCTGCGGCTCTGTGGCCTTCCTGCTCCCGGAGACGCTGAACGTGCGCCTGCCTGAGGGCATCGAGGACGTCGAGGAGGCACAGTGAGTCAGCTCCATGCACATGGAGCCTGCTTAGAGAGGCAGGGGAGCTGCTTCTCAGCCACTCACACTTCCTCATATGTGGGTGGGCAGCAAAGGACAGCCCGGTGGGGCTGCCACGCCCCCTGCTCTTCTGCCCATCAGCCGGAAcaccatttcttttcttccagagtGAAAAGACCACCAGAAATCAGTGGTCCTGAGGGCATGCCGCTACGGTCTCTGCTGAAGTGAGGGACTCGGTGGGACAGCCACTATGTGGAACTGCAAAACCAAGCTGAGCTTTGACCTGTCCATAAAAGAGCTTTTTACTGCCCACCTAGTCTCTTTCTAGGAAGTGGGGCAGATCACAAACCAGCTGGAGGGAGGTAACCCACACTGCAGTATGGCCAAGAGGAAGAGGTCTAACAGAGTATGGAAATAAAGGCACCGTGTGCTAAGCTCTTCCAGTCTTTGGCCCTGTTGGACTAGCAGCACGTGTCAGATTACTGCACAGCCTTCCAGAAACTACAATCAATTGGTTTACACAGCACAAGAAACTCaatacagcaataaaaaatacTGAGTGTGAATCATACAAACCCAAATAACCTCACATAAATCTAACTGGCCGGTGGATAAACAGTAAACTGTACCTACAAATATTTCTTGGATTTTGAAGTGCTTGGGACATTTTTCACACAGAGACTCAGAGCCAGCAAAAAACACATGCAGGAATCTCACTGAGAATGGGACCAAATAAACCATTTGCCCCACATACACAAATAAGTAAAAAAGCTTTggcaaattatttaaatctaACGTGATAAATATCCTTTaagctaaaaaacaaaaacaaaacaaacaaaaaaacccaaacaaaaccaaaacacaacaatcCACCCTGCTACAGGAAATTTTGTGTGGCATATTAAATAACACATTATTTGACTTCATTCTCTTCTCTAGTCTAACACATCGATCTTAAATTTACAGAATGCCATTGCCTCTTGCACTTACTTCTGCAAACAGAGCTGAGCCACCAAATCATCTATAAATTTGGAACCCTGACAAACAGCACTTTCCTAAATGGATAAAAGGGAAAGGCCACAGCATCTGAATCCCAGGCACACTGTGGTTCCCCAGGCTGTGCAGTGTTTTAAGCTAAGTCATGCACAGCCTGATACGGATAGATAATGCAGAGGGTGCATCTTAAGGTGGGTGGAGAGGCCCATCCAATCCCAGATCAAAGAGCACTTCCTAGTAGAAATAAGCAGCCTGACAAAGTAAAATACATCACCTGTTTGCTTTAAGGCAAGGCAAGAAAACTCCTCAGGACCACACCAAGGCTGAATCAAAATAAATGTGGTTCAAAGAGTCAAACAGGCTAAGGTTTGTTAGCTTTCCAGTCTGTGTGGTGTGACTTGGAGCACTGCATCACTCCCAGACATGGACAAGACTGAGTGGACAGGGTGGAGGAGGCAAGCTGGCCCTTTCCTTACTTGCTGTCctccttcagcagcagttttACTGCTCTGTTTTAACAACATCCTTCttgaactggacacagcacctAAACACAGTCTCATGAGCTGGGGGGGAAGAGCCcattccttccccttcctgcctgtgctcctcGAAGAgcccctccagctccagcttgTGTCATTGCTGGCTTCCCCCTCCATCCTTTATTTCACAGGGTTCCTATCGTCTCCAGCCAGCCTGCCTGCTTGCCCTCCCCAGGCTGGCCGACCTCTTCAGGTCTCTGCCCGCCCAGAGGCTCTGTCAGCCCGTACGGATTCGCAAGGCCGCTTGAGCTCCCTCGCCGGGGCAAGGCCACACCACCCATCGGCCTGGGCCTGGGCCTCCGATGGCGAGACCAGGGCTGGTGTCTCACCATGCCCGTAAGCCTGTGGGCTCGGCAGGTCCACAAACCCACCAGTGGCCGGACCGGGACTACCGCTGAGGAGAGGCGGGGCCCGGAGAACACAGTTTTGGGGAGGTGTCCCCGCTGAGGCCTGAGGGAAGCGGGGCGGGCTGCGGCGCGGTGTGTTGAGCACCTGCGCGGCCCACCCCAACCCTGCGGCCATCCCGCCCGCAGCCGGGGGACAGGCGCGACCCCCGGCAGAGTGAGAAGCCGCGCGACCGGGGCGGCCAGGCCGGCGGACACGGCGTCCGGGGCGGGGAGGCCTCCACGACGTCACTGCCCGGGCAGGGGGGGCAGGCGGTTCTGCTTCCgggccgcccgccccgccccgccgcgggCAGGCTCTAccgggcggcgggcgggggcggCGGCCCCGGCCATGCGGagccggggcgggcggcggcggcggcggcgcagGGCCATGCCTGGACTGCGGCGGGGTCCCATGGGTTTGGTGCACCCCACGGGCTGTCGGGGGTAGGGCGGGACGTCCCCCCTCCCCGTCGCCATGTACACCTTCGTGGTGCGGGACGAGGGCAGCAGCGTGTACGCCGAGGTGAGCCGGCTGCTGCTGGCCACGGGGCAGTGGCGGCGTCTCCGGAGGGACAACCCCCGCTTCAATCTGATGCTGGGGGAGAGGAACCGGCTCCCCTTCGGCAGGCTGGGTAAGTGACCCCCTTGGCTGCCCCCCCCGCCGGACCTACGACCTGGGctgcctcctgcctttcccATCTCGGTGAGCTCGTCCCCGCCGCTGCGTGGGGTCCCCGGCCGCTTGTCGCAGCCTCCCGCCACCCCTGCGGACgcgggggctgcgggcaggGCGTGCCCCGGCGGAGTTCCCCGTGTTCTGGGGAGGAATGGAGCGAGGGAGGGGTGTTCCCCGGCCTCTGTCAGACGGACGTGTGCTGGCAGCGGCAGCTGACCGTGCGCTGGGCTCCCGACACGGGGGCCCGACCAGCGTCGCCCAGAACAAAGGGCGGGGACCCGGGGGGCTCGGTGCAGCCGCTGCCCGACCCCCCGCCGCTTCTGCAGAAGCCGGACCAGCCATCCTTGCCGGGGCTTCTGCCCCCAGGCACTGTCAGAGGATCTCCTTCCCGAGCTCCCGGAGGGTCATTTCACTGGTGTGTATCCCCCCTCGGTGGTGAAGGGGGACCCCCTCGCATGTCGCAGACCCTAAGGATCCCAGCGCCCTCAGACGCAGTCCCCAGCCTGCCCGTCTTGTTACCACAGCTGGAGGCAAGGGGAACTCGTCTTCACCATTGCAGACATGCAGAGTGGTGGCttggtgcagggcagggatgcACAGGCGATGCTGAGGGTACATGTTATGGGGCTGTTTGTACGGTTTTGGATAACTGGGGACACAGGTCTGAACCAAACACACTCAAATCATCGTCCCAGCGCTGAGGCTGGTGGGGGTGTGCAGCAGCTTCATGGGTGTGACAGGCACATCTCATCCCTGCTCGAAGCAGGGTTATTCTAGAGATTCCGTGTGTGTGTGGCCACTCCCAATCCCACCTTTTTCCCTGCTGTCTGACTCTCTTGAACACTGCCATAGTGGAGGGGCTTCCCTGTGCTTGTCCTCTGCCTCTCAGGCATGCCTCCTGTCCTGGGATAGGCAGGGCTGTCAGCACAGGCACCCAGACCCCTGCCCTGCTGCGTTGGGAAGAGCCCAGGAGCAGATGGGGAGTGCCCTGCACTGCCCGCAAACAGCGAGAGCCAAGCAAGGCGCTGGCAGTGTTGTagggtgctgcagggagcagagatgcACTGTCATTGCCCACAGCTGGGGTAgagcctgcaggagctgcagggctggcaggggccAGCTGCTGTCCTGTCTTCTGTCACCAGGCCTGTCAGAGCAGGTTTGGGCTGAGGATACTGCAGAtcccagctgagctgtgtgtttCTCTCCTGCATCCAACTGCTGGCAGGACCCTTgatctccctccctgcccttggcCCTGGTTTCTTCCTTCCTGGGGCTGTTTTGCAGCAATGTTTCTGGCTGCAGAAACATCTGAGCAGGAGGTACAGTACAGTTCTTCAATGTCAGTGGAACTGCTCAGTATGTCTAGCCATGGTGGGCTCATGGCAGTCTCTTACTAATACCTTCCATCCTCAAAAAGAGCTCTGGGTGATGGAACAACTTTGATGAGCCCTTCAGTATGTGTTGCCATGGGGTgcctgaaaactgaaaacatttctccGAGCCATGACACATCTATGACCCATGGAGAAGGACTGTGCTTTGACACTGGCTTCTTTAACCCATCGTTCTATAGCAAAAGATGGTTGCCTGTCATCAGTAGATTCAGACCAAAAATAACATTGTTATTTTGGTACAGCTTCCAAAAAGCTGTATTGTATCTGGTACATCTTCCTAAAGTGTCTTCCTAAGCAACTGTTGCATCAAAGCTGGCTTGGTCTGGTTTTCTTAAAAGCTCTACTCAGACATTAATTCAGGGAACTGTGGAAATTTGTGCTCCTGAGGGTAGATGATTTGATGTGGAAGAAGGGTAGACGTTGGGTGTTCAGCATGCATCGCTGcttctgcccagctgcagggactTCTGTTGCTCTCACTGATACCCTCATTCTTAGGGAATTGTGCCCCTTCCTGCCTCACGGTCCCTCCTTGCTGACCACCAGACTCCATGTTGCAACCCACTGCTCCATGGAGATGCTCAGGAAACCAATAAGGATGTGCTTCCCAGTAGATCAGAATTATCCAACATCAATGGTTTCACAGCAGGTTTCAGCTGCTTCCATCCTCCTCCTTTCACCAGCTCTATTCCTACATCATTGGTGACAGGGTGAACTGCCCACTGTAGGGCAGAACCAACCCAGAGTGGTGGGATCTCCTGGATCGTGGTTCCTCCAGGAAACAACTGATAAACTGAAAATAGAAGGAAATCGGGTGCTTTTTACTAATTTCTCTCAGTAAATTagtgcctggcagtgctggctACACATTGGAGTCTGAAGTTACATATCTTTTCTGGAAAGTGGTTTTCAACTTTCTTGTATGTAAAGCTTTATGAATAGAATAGTTACCCAGGTCAGGGCCATGACTTCAGAGTTGAAGCTTCAGAGTTGCAGCTGCCTCGTCTTTAAGGTAATGTTTGCTGcacacctttttttcccaggcaaaCACCAAGGAGGGTAACTAAAACTCTGAATCCTTTTTCAGGGTCTAAGTAGTTGTTTTGAAGAGGTGAAGATGGAAGCAACTGCCATGCTTAGGGGGTCTTACGTCATTTCAGACCAGAGTAGTTTTCCATCATGTTTTCCCTATCAATGATCTTGTCAGTTGTTATCACTGGTGACACAGGCATTGCCTCAGGCATCACTCGCCTCTTGCACATCCATATTTGGCTGCACTGGTTGTGTGGGAGAGGCTTTGTGCTGTTGTCCAGATTTGCTATGGACAATTGCTGCCATCCTGTCCTCCCAGAGAGCTTCTAGCTGAGTGCAAGCATTTGTGTAGTGTGAGAAGATAGAGGATGGCAATCTGTGGTATGAAGCCCAGAGTTATTAAGGAGGTACCCGTTTATTTGACACttgtgaggccacagctggacACTGGGACCAGTTTGGGACTTTGCAGTACAAGAAGAGCATAGAAACCCTGGAATGACTTCAGGCAGTCGTCAAGCACTGTGACAAGGATGTGTAGAAGCATTAGGATCTTCATCCTTAGAGCTTCTTAGATGTTGACTGAAcaagaggctggagcagagacTTCGTGCCACAGAGGTCCCTTACTACCCCAGCTGTCCAAGGGTCTTGTTGCAAGCTGCCAGAGCTAACCAAGACCCCGGATCTTaacattttctcatgttttgtGATATGGGGTCCAACAGAGAATCTTGCAGTACATGACAAAGAAACAATGCCCTTTCCTCAGCTGTCATCTCTGTATCATGGTGTGCTTCCCTGCATTCTCCTACTACATTTAAGAGTAACTCCAATCTTTccaccagcaaaaaaaccctgccagTTCCCAGAACTAATtaggaaattattattttcctatGGAAAATGGAAGTATCAAATTCAAAACAGACTTGTGTAAATGCATGGGTTTTCATAACTAGAAGAATGAAACCACAGGAGCCAGTATCAGCTTAGAGCCTGTTTCTGTGATGCTGGGTGAGGACATaacctctttcttcttccccactTCGCAGATCTTTTGCATGAAGCagagttttttgggtttttttttttttccttctttaattgAGAAGTTTGATGAccaatttgtttttcttctttttaggCCATGAACCTGGACTTGTGCAGCTGGTGAATTACTACAGGGGAGCAGACAAGCTGTGCCGCAAAGCATCTCTGGTGAAGTAAGAAATTCACTGAAATGTTACATGGGATTTGCAGAAACTTTTCTTCTAACTGTCATCAAGTCTTGAACCTGTTCAGAGGGTATTTTGCAGAACAGCTGTCCTGGGAGTGTCCTAGCATTCTTCAGACTCCTGTGCTGGTCTCTAGAGCTATCTGTGGGCACAAAGACCTCTTTGTAACTTCAGGGGAAATGCCATTTGCGCTGAATTACATCTGCTTGAAACCATAGAGTGTATTGAATCATATTAGagcaaaatcaaaagaaaaaaaaaccaacctaaatATAACTGCTCTTTTTCCTTGTAGACATTTAATGAAAATCTACTTCTTTTAGTCTCTGTTTCATTCAGAGATGAGACACTAATATGCCTTCAGCTAATCAAATTGTTGGTCAAACAAATGCATGGAGACATCTCTGGGAAGAGATCTGGGAGTTATTTCTGTCTGACCAGTGGTGCTAGGGTCTCCTGGGAAAATGTGGAAAAGCTTTCATTGTACATAACCCTTGTCCCTGTGCAGACTCTGTGGCCATTAGGGCTTCTTCATGTCAAAGCTCTTGTTCTTTAAGCATTTGATTCTGCTTCAGTGTCTGTGCTCCCTCTTGCTGATTTTGTGTGCTTGATCAAAggcctctccttcctctgtaAATAATCTCGTCCTAGTTGTTTTCTCTACAGTGGTGATGGTGTTTTTCAGGAACTAGCAGAGTATTTTTTAAACCCAGCTGGATTTCTCAGTGGCCCATGGTCTAGAGACAGTGCTGAGTGTGCACACCTATTTTTCAGTCCTGAAGCCTGGTTGACACTTCTGACTCTGGGATCAAGCTACTTATGAACCCAGGGGACCACAAATGACATTCCTTGGGGCTCCCAGGGTGTCACTGACTGACTGCCATTTCAACAGACTCAGCAAGCTCTGCTTTTAGCCTTAAGCAAGGCATGGGGTAGACATTCAGAGAGGCAGGCAGCTCCCTTGACTCTGAAAGACAGCAGGCTTGGGTTCTGCTTACAGGAATCTGACATCTCTAGATGTTACTGGTAGGAGAGATGTGCCAGAGAGATTGATGCAAGGGGAATCCCAAATGCTTTGGGAT encodes the following:
- the SLC22A7 gene encoding solute carrier family 22 member 7 codes for the protein MKFEDLLLQIGGFGRFQIFILFILCLPRINLPMHFLLHNFLAATPSHHCAIPHQEAFVNLTMEEILLISIPREPDGTFRSCEMFSQPQFHLLLNFSLQTENSSIIQHCQHGWVYDHSQFTSTIATQWDLVCEQRGLNQATATFFFIGVTVGAVVFGYLSDRFGRKAMLLLSLTCSVVFGMLSAASVSYSMLAITRTLTGVALSGVSLIVLPFGMEWVDIQHRTFTGILSSIFWSIGSMLLAMAAYLVREWHWLLVAVTAPCLLSIVCLWWVPESARWLIANGKVKQAHRNLIRCARMNGKKDFAVSQEALRRMATDKKPGGSYSYISLFRTPVLRKISLCSGAVWFGVAFSYYGMSMKLTGFGLNMYLSQFVFGIIEIPAKMVMYILVNRVGRRQSQAWTLILTGLCTGANVIIPKSLTSLRSIVAIMGKGFSEAAFTTVYLYTSELYPTVLRQNGMGYTSFMARLGGSLAPLVFLLDEVWRSLPEVTYGGVAVCCGSVAFLLPETLNVRLPEGIEDVEEAQVKRPPEISGPEGMPLRSLLK